From Microcoleus sp. bin38.metabat.b11b12b14.051:
ATTTCGGTTGCATTGGCAAGCCCGTTCGGGTAGGTTTTTGGGAAAGTCAGTTTGCCTAAGTTGTCAAATACCTGAGTGCGATCGTCTGGAATGATTTTTTCGGAAGCGTACAAATACAAATTGGGTGCGATCTCGGACAATTCGCGAATGATGTCAGCGCTGCACCAGCCTACAGAATGGCGGCTGAAGTGATTGGACAAAAAGCCGATTTTTAACTGAGTGGCTGGGGCTTTTGGTTGGCAAGTGTAATTAGCCGGTTGAGTAGAATTAGGTTTTATACATTGGTCGGTGTACTTTTTGGCAATTAATCTGTAAAGTTTAGAGTTGGCTGCCAAGTCATCTCGTAAATAGGGCGTGCTGAATAATAAATTTGCATAAAGCGATTTAATTTCTACCGAGCTAGTGGTCTCTAAATTGTCCTGCAAGTACGACTCTAACTGTAAAAAACGATCGGCAGCAATTTGATTCAATCCCGAGACTTGATAGGTGCTGATGAAGTAAATCGCCGTCATGATCGGATCGGTTTCGGCACACATTTGGCTGTATTTGTGTACGGCTTGCCGCGCGGCGGCTAAATCGCTAGTATCTCTGAGAATGCCGCACAAATGTTGGTGGGCCCAAATAAAATCTGGTTTGATTTCTAGGGCTTTTTGGAGGTTTGGTATGGCTTCTTTAACTTTGCCCTGGTGGCGCAAAATTATGCCTATTTGACAGTAGGCTTCGGGTAAATCGGGTTTAAAGGCGATCGCCCGCTGCCATGCAGCCACCGCCTCATCTAACCTTCCCTGCCGCGCTAATCGATCGCCTAAATTTATGTGAAAATCAACCTGAGCCAAATGCGGATTGAGTGCGAGAGCTTTTTGCTCGTATGCGGAGGCTGCATCCGACTCTCCTTGCTGCTTCAGCGCCCCTGCCAAATTCCAGTAAGCAGCAGCCAAAGTTGGTTTGAGTTCGATCGCCTTTTGGTAATTGACAATCGCCTCCACGAAATGCCCTTGTTTGTAGAGCATACTGCCTAAATTAGCATAAGCCTCAGCAAAATCGGGATTGAGGGCGATCGCCTCCGAATAAAACCGCATCGCTTCCTCAATTTGCCCGCTTGCTTGCTGCACGTTACCCATTGTCACGTAAGCCGCCGCCCAATCCGGTTGCAATTCCAGAGCTCGCCGACAAGCAGCGACGGCTGCTGGTAAATCGCCTTGGGAGTAATACATTTCTGCAACG
This genomic window contains:
- a CDS encoding tetratricopeptide repeat protein; the protein is MNSDFSNQSETPELEDAASLTVVAEMYYSQGDLPAAVAACRRALELQPDWAAAYVTMGNVQQASGQIEEAMRFYSEAIALNPDFAEAYANLGSMLYKQGHFVEAIVNYQKAIELKPTLAAAYWNLAGALKQQGESDAASAYEQKALALNPHLAQVDFHINLGDRLARQGRLDEAVAAWQRAIAFKPDLPEAYCQIGIILRHQGKVKEAIPNLQKALEIKPDFIWAHQHLCGILRDTSDLAAARQAVHKYSQMCAETDPIMTAIYFISTYQVSGLNQIAADRFLQLESYLQDNLETTSSVEIKSLYANLLFSTPYLRDDLAANSKLYRLIAKKYTDQCIKPNSTQPANYTCQPKAPATQLKIGFLSNHFSRHSVGWCSADIIRELSEIAPNLYLYASEKIIPDDRTQVFDNLGKLTFPKTYPNGLANATEIINQIQQDEIDVLVDLDSLSVPVHADILYHKPAPVCVSWLGFDAPYISSKNYFLTDWHSHPAGREKYYEEQLIRMPDSFVAVSGFQRYGVDPVALRKSNRIGLDQIVYLCVAPGRKFNSELVKAQIAILKQVPNSILIHKALGDAAVFEAAYHQACEAEGVSRHRIKFLPRFATEEEHRIVYLLADVLLDSYPYNGGTHTLEALWFNLPVVTRTGEQFLSRMGYSFLQALGIDTGAAWSWAEYVDLGVRFGKDSELRRAIQSHLVKSKEAANLSPLWNPKKFAGDMYGELEKLCKMI